A stretch of Nitrospirota bacterium DNA encodes these proteins:
- a CDS encoding DUF2062 domain-containing protein, which produces MKLRDKLRGLLSIKDSPHKVAMSFAVGVFFGISPLIGLHTILALISAWLFRLNRLATIVGVYITNPWSIIPIYTFCTWVGALLIGTDRVIPNIDWSHITLSSLVSELKFLLLPFVIGTIVVGVVSSVLSYFIIKKAIEKNRGKQV; this is translated from the coding sequence ATGAAACTAAGGGATAAACTAAGAGGCTTATTAAGCATTAAAGACAGCCCTCACAAGGTTGCCATGTCGTTTGCAGTTGGTGTTTTCTTTGGCATATCGCCCCTGATTGGCTTACATACGATACTTGCCTTGATTTCAGCATGGCTTTTCAGGCTCAACAGGCTTGCCACAATCGTAGGCGTCTATATCACAAACCCATGGAGCATCATCCCCATATATACATTCTGCACATGGGTCGGAGCATTGCTCATTGGAACGGATAGGGTAATTCCAAACATAGACTGGAGCCACATAACACTAAGCAGTCTTGTCAGTGAGCTTAAGTTCCTTCTTTTGCCATTTGTCATAGGCACAATAGTGGTTGGAGTTGTCTCATCGGTGTTGAGCTATTTTATTATTAAAAAGGCAATTGAGAAGAATAGGGGAAAACAAGTTTAG